The Misgurnus anguillicaudatus chromosome 23, ASM2758022v2, whole genome shotgun sequence sequence CAttcacaaggtttacataaacaggaaacaatcatgtttgaggctcatgatataTAATTACCATCtttttattcatctatgcctaggtaaatacagttttacattctacagcacctttaatGGTGCACAAAACTGATAACACAGTCAAGGACGACACACACAACTTCAGAAAATGTTATGATTTTTAATAATCATAATCTTGCTTTACACCTTTAAGTATAGCATTTATCCAGGTCAAAAATTTAGAAATCCTGGTGTAGACGTTTGGCCTTGTTGGTTTGTCACAGTTGTTGTTCTCGTTGAATGAAACGACACCGACTGCAGTGCCGTTACACACCAAAGGACCTCCAGAATCTCCCTGAGAAGAGTCATAAAGTACACTAAGAAATTTGTCTGTGGGATGTTAATAGCATAACTTTTTGTACAGAATATACTTTGTACCTGGCAAAATCCTCCTTTACCAAATGTACACACCATACTTGAGGTTGTTTGGTTTTTCCATTTCTTCTGACATTCCTCGTCGTCAAAGATGGTGACATTAACCTCCATAAGTTGTTTACTTGCAGAACCACTGGTCTTCTGTGCACCCCAGCCTGCAACACTGCATTTGGTCTTGGCCTCGATGGGCTTGTCTTTTTCGGGGATGGGGATTGATTTGATGGTTTTGTTGTATTCAATGGTTTTATTGAGCTGAAGTAAAAACCAAATAAACTTTAAGAATCTGAAAGACCATAAATTGGATGACAAACTTGTTTGgcctcttaactctttccctcaCATTcacaagttatcttgtcaatttagagaaaacgcttccctgccaatggcaagtttttacgtttttttatgttcactctgaatctgatctctaacaaacgtgcaattatttcagcattTTGCttaaacttttgtatttttgagaaaacctacccatatttgagatgCAATAAAAAAAGCAAATTAAGATAGGACTAAACTTTTTGGTTTTcaacagagggtctgttctgtcatcacatatttaaagaagaacattaaacttttgtgaagatcataaaaaatgctgccactggctggcaacctaaaaacaaaatgctagcggtgaaagagttaaaggcggagtccctgatgtttgaaagccaatgttgatatttgaaatcacctaaacaaacacgcccctaccccaatagaatctggaccttctgttgatagacccgccccacacatacgcaacccggcatttgattagATTTTATTGGCTATacgtgtgttttggtagtcggcccgtctccttttccaacgcgtttttcaaacatcgtggactccgcctttaagtgatTATTTTACAAATCTTCAACATAAAACTCAAGTAAATGGGTTTTTATCAATTGGCCTGTTGGTGTTAAAGTTACTATACTGTAAAAAGGAAAAAGTTGGTTCGACTTAAAGTTACCTGGTTGTTGCTCTAAAGTTTAaagagttaattcaacttgaaCAGTTGTGTAAAAATTttttgtcaactaatattttcaagttgaatgaactcaaaataacttttttgtttttagagtATGCACGCAAAATGTTTAAGTCTCTTTCCCCCCATGGTAACAATCACTGATTAATAAGAAAACTTAGTAATGTTCAGTCATTTACCTGAAGTATCATGATGTCATTTAGCAGCTCTTTAGAGTTATAATCAGGATGTATGTGGTAAAACTTCACAGCTATAGGGTCAGATTTGCGGTTGAGCTCATGAGCTCCAACCACAACCTTCAGTTTGTCTCCACTGTCAGAGTGGtacaaaaaacattgtttaaaagtGATAATCTGCTTTTCTCGCATGCAAAAGGTGTTTGAAGATACGTATGAgactataaataaacattacatgtatgtatacagtattatgcaaaaaccttaggccaccaccagctTTATGCACTATACATGTATAAAtggtatatatttatatattgatcATTATTTCATGTTGACATTAGGACTCTTTTTAGTCTTGCAGACAGAAAAATTCAGAATAAACGAACGCCCTTACTATATAAAGCAGTGTGCAGCCGTTATGACAAACTGTTCAGACACAAGAAAGCCACCACAGAAGTGGTGTCCATTTTTCTGAACCGAAACCATGTAGGGTCTGGAATGTGGTTTTGCCTCTGTGCCATTTATTATTCGTACATTTGCATATtctgaaagagaaagaaatcaATAGGCTAATTGAAATGAGAAATACAATCAAGTGGGTAGTGCTGAATGTTACTGCAGCTCTTTCAAATGCAAAAAGTGCTATCTGTATACATGCATAAAGTTTAGATGTAGtttgcaaaaaaacaaacacattaataaTATATGTAGAAGTCATACAGCAAGCTAAGTCAATAATATTACATGAAAACTGTTACCTGTTAGGGTCAAATGGGGTAGTAAAGTACACAGCAGAAGCATTAAGATGATCATGATGATGTTTCTCTGTTAAGGCTCTTGGGAAGATTGAAGTGTATGTGTAAATGTGTTGCTAATAATTCATTTCTAAGCTTGTACTTCCTCTTTCACTTCTTCTCGATGTGCAGCATGCTTTGCAATAATCGTAGCTgatatagacggttttatcGGACGCACATGATACACATCTGGATCCAAACCTTACTTCCAgtttcgttttttaatggtctaactagttgctaaactgatctctttaacaaatgcctcgtcaaaaataacaaatgttttggtttcctaggtaatctatgtgttgttgttttgcttgttatataaataaactacgtttaaagtactttgttgttatttattattagcggagtttaccagaagttactgCGGAcggcgacagccgcttgtttatgttgttactgctgaaacgtctATATTTGTGGTCTCGGTGGATatacttaagcaatatcgctcgagtaggagtgtgatatagctctatcatcacggctgtgattaggccagaggcacgaggccgtaggcaatcacagccgtgatgatatagagctatatcacatgACTCCGaaagcgatattgcttttatacaacagttcgacggcacacgtttgaaaaacgaaaactagaaaacaacaacggagttattttaaaagcctctttgtttgagaactacttcttctgcgacggatttgagggctgccagaatgacatgtaacactttcggctgctttgaatctcatattaactcaatggacggattcgccgtttttaaatattacaatttcttggtcacaaagtgtagttttaagattagttcagtcgagaatatatatatattatatttaaatctacagtcaattagtaaagatagcacctgtttgaacgtttgcttagtgagattcggcacgtatgagaaccaaagcatgagcggatgtcagtgttcactcgccccgctgaccaccgccctctctgggctacatcttgacagggattccctggctctcatgtcggccttgtttgttttttggcacgaggtaaaagtgaataaaactatacttatgttactattggtttcccatttactcttaacaCGATACGAGCActctattattattaaactttgttcttgtcagtactatataaaactgttttttataagtgtcagagagatgtttttgcatgctgcttataaatataccagtggcgatatctcataacatgttttaatagtcacgtcgcgattaaataaatgatcaatgtccacatttaaaagctgcggtgcttacctgcagttccactgtgttttcgcgttctgataagagatatagctccagaagaaaaaccgagtgtttacattcctctttccaagtgtccacacgatgtgacaagacattactcccattaactttaatgtaacatccagagcgctgatctttgacggaataataacttccgattggggattcacagactgatttatgagctagtgaactaatgagacacacggagagtgtttaaaaagcgcatctgtgtttttccattcagagatgagcctgtttagaggacctccattcactaggtggcagaatgatacgaaaggtgaagcggttacagtgccgttatcagcacaatatcgcataggtcttagccaatcagattcgagaaccagaaagaactgttgtataatgaaGATTAATGTTTGAAGCGTATCCAAAATACACATTACAAGACTGGACCTATTACCCAACAAGTATGGGTACcccaataaaataaaagataaacagAAAATAATCCAGATATAAAGATATATAGGACTGTTTAAAATACTGGCGAGGCCACTACTGAGAATTTACAGTGTAATGAGATCAACATCCAGGTATGACAGTCAGAATTTAAATGTTGTTCCCCCACACCCCACatttgtgaccagtcacggaaagtagggacacaagtcggatctggggcattttgagttattgatagattctgaaagtgcagattctaagctttccaacgatgtgtaacacatggaaatctgataagatttggagaagttgtggccatttgaatgtaacacattcaagaaagagaatgctgagaaatttgagaaagaaaaaagttaacactttcccttttccctggctggagagacaatagggctcatttacatctcatttagctaagccataccccctgtaaagccgttttgagatattctaccatcatatgtagtattttattacagaagtccgaatgacaaaacgcaaaaataaacaggacttttaacgttacctttgcggggatcacaagtcgaatacagtctgtttcagatgtgtgaatcatccaatgatttttgtccacaaatgcgtataatccgtgaaatatagatatatagtctatttcgcatgaacttctggtaatacaatataatatacaatctgaggactatttacatcgtaacatgtaagggtatatcagattacactccggtatttacgttccgttaaacacatgaacccgccttcaaagtttgtatttaaaataatagataatccaaaaacagcaccgtcgaaaacgtgaagtccttaagagatgttaccaatcgctcgctcgttcctccatcagccaatgacttcatggaaaatattgatagacaaaacatgtagccaattatataaagaatacaacaatctctgtgtaacttctgtgtgtttggacaaaTAACAGTCTGCCgcatcactgactttatggggcgccgcagtcggatgacgtcagagtaccgcgagagcgagtcgaaattaaactactccgtcAGATTTCTTAAAGAGCGGTACTTtaacgtcatccgactgcggcgccccataaagtcagtgacgcggctgacgtatatgcggttgactgttatttgttccgccccagcttcttttatatttcttttgttttgtgcgtccgagcttcatttacagtctggggagatgcacgctataagtttgaaaaaaataaataaaactcagcagccacgtcactacagtcacgtgacttcacgctcgagccggaagagaagacaatgctgaataaagtcgtaattcttgctatttttggaccaaactgtattttcgatgcatcaacacaattttactgacccactgatgtcacatggactactttgataatggttttattacctttctggacatggaaaccgtacatagattttcaatggaggagacagaaagctctcggactaaatctaatgttaaaacatcttaaactgtgttccgaagatgaacggaggtcttccgagtttagaacgacataatggtaagtcattaatgacatttttttc is a genomic window containing:
- the LOC129452764 gene encoding mast cell protease 1A isoform X3, which encodes MIILMLLLCTLLPHLTLTEYANVRIINGTEAKPHSRPYMVSVQKNGHHFCGGFLVSEQFVITAAHCFIYGDKLKVVVGAHELNRKSDPIAVKFYHIHPDYNSKELLNDIMILQLNKTIEYNKTIKSIPIPEKDKPIEAKTKCSVAGWGAQKTSGSASKQLMEVNVTIFDDEECQKKWKNQTTSSMVCTFGKGGFCQGDSGGPLVCNGTAVGVVSFNENNNCDKPTRPNVYTRISKFLTWINAILKGVKQDYDY
- the LOC129452764 gene encoding mast cell protease 1A isoform X1 codes for the protein MHIKRDAHQVGVKEEVQAGGLNLPIRNELLSTHLHIGVLQSSQQPYQRNIIMIILMLLLGTLLPHLTLTEYANVRIINGTEAKPHSRPYMVSVQKNGHHFCGGFLVSEQFVITAAHCFIYGDKLKVVVGAHELNRKSDPIAVKFYHIHPDYNSKELLNDIMILQLNKTIEYNKTIKSIPIPEKDKPIEAKTKCSVAGWGAQKTSGSASKQLMEVNVTIFDDEECQKKWKNQTTSSMVCTFGKGGFCQGDSGGPLVCNGTAVGVVSFNENNNCDKPTRPNVYTRISKFLTWINAILKGVKQDYDY